The Labeo rohita strain BAU-BD-2019 unplaced genomic scaffold, IGBB_LRoh.1.0 scaffold_1564, whole genome shotgun sequence genome contains the following window.
GTTAGGATAATACAATATTTAGCAGAggtaaaactatttaaaaatctagaatctgagggtgcattttttttttttgtttttgaaatattaagaaaatcatctgtaaagttgtccaaatgaaattcttagcaatacatattcaaaaattatgttttgatatatttatggtggggaattacaaaatgtcttcatggaacatgatctttacttaatatcctaatgatttttggcataaaagaaaaaatatctataattttgacccatacaatgtatttttggtaattgctacaaatatacccatgctacttaagactttgtggtccagggtcacaaatacgTAAATTTGATTGATCATgcataaagtcatttatattttaacagctAAGAATTCTTCCGCCATGTAGTTCTTTGGAAATAGTTAAAAGAATTATTGTTGAGCAATGCACAGACGCAGCACCGTCTAATTTTGTGTAACTTGTCACAGGCGTGTGCTTATTTACAGGTGTGAGTATTTTACAACAGCTTCACCTGCCACTTAAACTCTCTTCAGGTCTATCCGTattctaaattaactttaacATTTCCAAACATGTTAAATGTCAGTTATTCAGCACTATAAGATGTTTCTGAAGTGTAATTTCATGTCCATGAAAACACAAGCTCATCTGGACAGACTGTGTTTGTGATGAATCTCAGCTGCTGTCCGTGGTGCTGAACATCTGCTGGGCAGTGACTCTACTCCACCATCAGGACATTTGCTCATGGTTTGAGGTTTTAAGCATGGTTTGATCTCATATAGCCGAGGCACGTGATATACATATGTTGCTATGCTAATATGATATGTTTAAAGTATGTTTGGATAATTATCAAAAGTTAAATCTTAAGACAACATCTTGAGACACTGAAGGTGAAaccattgtttttttcatgcactgCTCAACTTTAAATTGTTAGTCTATTTTGCCTtcataacatttcttatttcagactagtggaaagaaaacatgcaGAATACACATTTGTTCTTTcatagtgtttattttatgtcactttatttgctttaattatttaattaagagTTTCGAACTCTTCTGATCTATAACTGATAAGTTATAAGTTgacaaaatcaaacaagaattttgaacctGGTTTTAacaaatgttcacatttatgtTCTTGAAATATCTAcaaattagcacatatttaattagataCTGACTCATTTGCATAatgaaacataaaattttagaaaaattgtAAACAATTGTTTTACTGTCTTTCATTAATCAGCTGGGTTAGTATGGTGATATCTATTATTAGTTATAGTTTACCTGTAATTGAGATCTCACTGTAATACAAACATCCTCaaatccactttcctgcagagtttagctgtaaacctaatcaaacacacgTGAGCAGGCTAATCAGTGCCTTCGAGATCATTAAAAAGTCACatgtaggtgagtttgatcagggcTGGAGTTAAACTCTGGAGTGCATTGGTCCTCCAAGGCAAGATTTGAGAACCCTGctgtattataaattatataaacctGCACTCGTACAGTTTCAATGGAAACCGCTGTTGTTTGCATGTGTGCCCATCAGATGTCACTGTCAAATGAAGCCTGTGTGGAGTATTAGTTGTACCTCTAGCTTTGTTCAtatctctctcttgctctctttttctttgtgTGCCATATATAGAGGAAGTGGGCGTCTCTGTCACATTCATCAGTTCATGTTAAACATGTAACCAGGAAAGAAACACTCAGAGCTCATCTGAACACACATCGAGAGCTTCAGAAGAACTGAATCTACTAACAACCGAGAAGATCATTGAATAAGAATGAAGATCATCTGGACTTTCACTCTGCTGATGATTCCTGGTAAGAATCAGAACTCACAGTGCTCAGTGTTCACAGCGCACAGAATCACTAAACACAACAGGTCTTTAACCTCAGTTCATTTTGTTGAACCAGAAATAGTAGCCtaatgaactgtgaaagttcATAATTCAGTGccatgtatattatatattattgtaaataatgtattaatgctGGTTTGTTGTAGGTGTTGTGAGCTCCATCAGTCTGACAGGATATTCAGGAGGTGAAGTCAACATCACatgcaaatataatatacagCACAAAGGATATACAGCAAAtgcaaagtatttttgtagagGAAAGAAGCCAGGGAAACCAAAGGGTGAATGGTGCTCTGAACTCATCAAGACTTGTGAGAAAGATAAATGGTTTCATTCTGGAAGATTCTCTCTGTATGACGACACAAGAGCAACAGTTTTCACTGTGACCATCAGAAATCTGAGTGAACGTGATACTGGGACGTACCAGTGTGGAGTTGACAGAACtacaaaaaaagatttctacACTGAAGTGAAGCTGAACATTATAACAGGTGAGTAACTGAAACCATCAAACCCATGATGATCCACAGAACATCAACACACATAATGACAGTAATAACAGTGAACACCCATAGATCCTAAAAGACCAAATGAAATCAGCAaccacacttaaaaataaaggttccaaacatttatttgtattttttttctcaatgatCTGGATTTTGTAGAATAATCCCTTTTTGCTTCCTCAAAGAAATTTGTCATCAGCTGTTCATTGATCAgttcttaaaataacatttttttcctaatatgaagaaaataataaattctaaataataataatctatttATTTCTACTATTAAGAACCCGTTTCCATTTATTTCgtcatgtgtgtatatattcacCTTATTTTCCATTGCGGATGTAAGATGTTTTCTGGTGATGTGTtagacttccggttcataatCTGCCGTAGAGAAATAGTGAGAAGAATATCGAAGTctagtaaacagtaaaatactttgcactacaaaccattgtgttcataattcagataatacattaaaataatatggtaagacatatGGCAAAATCAAGCAGCAAACCAAGCTGTTGTGTGcagataaaaatagctggacgacCACAAGCCAGACCCTCCATTTGTTCCTTATAGTTTTTGCTGATAACAggaattgaaaataaatgtaaatgtatgtaaatcaACATATAATACACTTATTATAGTCATGCCATTTGATGTCAGCATCtgttatgttttattcagaCTTTAAGTCCTTCTAAGAGTTTCACAATGTTCAGAGGTTGACAGTTTgtggttttgtatgtgtgtgaaacATGTCTGATGTTTCAGTAATGTGTGAAAGGCATCAGCATCTGTGAGAACAGGGAAGTACGTATCTGTGAGCTGAAAACACTTTATTTACCTGTAGTATGGCTTTACTGTGTTTTAGAGAGAAATGAACACCAAACAACATCAGCTGAATCTCCACTGATCACATCTTCATCTCCTGTAACAGGTAGAATTTCACTGATTTCTGTCAGTCGGTCAGTTTTGACTCTTCAGAGTGATTGAGTGAATCTGTGGTGTTTTCAGGTTCTTCTCTGATCATCAGTGTGTCTGTGCTTCTGCTTCTGATCATCACTGTGATTCTGTTAGTGATCGTGACTCTCTGGAGGAGGCGTCAGTCACACAGTAAAACTACTTTTACTTTCTTTAAAAGAcgtattttttttcacattaatcAAACTGACACATtatcatccaaaaaaaaaaaaaaaaaaaaaaaaaaaaaaaaaaaggctacaTCTTAAGATGAACAGATAAATATAAGaaaagatttaaataatttatttgcttGTCTTTGACAGTTGCTGATTCCTCATCCAAAAGATCTCACATGACAGCAGAAAACAGTGAAGCAGTTAGTAGAATTAGTGTGATTGCAAAAAGATGTCCATCTGATACAGTTCAGGAACAGGTCTTCATCACATCTGGTGATGATCTAAATTACGCTGTGGTGAATTTCCATAAGAAAACGGACTGTCCTGACAGTGTCACTTTGAGAAATAATCAAGATTACAGTGAATACGCTGCTGTCAATCATCACACTGCCTGACGAGCCACAGCAGAGAATGTGTTAtaaactgatgcatttgaatcaatCACAATGTCCAAAACTAACATTGAGCACCAAATGAGAAACGTActgtttaaagaaaacattaagcATATTCAGACTGATTGTAATGTCTGATGATTCTGGTTCCTCTTAAGACATTTGTAGATTAGATGATTTtctttaaagctgctttgaatcaGCATTAATTGCACATGCAACAGTACAGTATCTGAGgtaaagtgtatttatttattttttctaatgcATCATTACATAGAATCAAATAATAATGTCTGCTTTCAAACATTTCTATGTCAAATAGCCTTAccacaaataaatcatttttactcTCAATAAATTTCCAGTGCTttctaaacagttttttttttctaaatacttTGCCCAGtcatcttatatatatatatatatatatatatatatatatatacacacacaacattACTCCAAGTTTACAAACCAGCTTCAGtctgaaatgtaataataatttaatttctcaaaactatttttgttattgtaacattcaaacacatgaaaatgat
Protein-coding sequences here:
- the LOC127158556 gene encoding CMRF35-like molecule 8 codes for the protein MKIIWTFTLLMIPGVVSSISLTGYSGGEVNITCKYNIQHKGYTANAKYFCRGKKPGKPKGEWCSELIKTCEKDKWFHSGRFSLYDDTRATVFTVTIRNLSERDTGTYQCGVDRTTKKDFYTEVKLNIITERNEHQTTSAESPLITSSSPVTGRISLISVSRFFSDHQCVCASASDHHCDSVSDRDSLEEASVT